In Deltaproteobacteria bacterium, the following are encoded in one genomic region:
- a CDS encoding NAD(P)/FAD-dependent oxidoreductase — MSTFRENKVWSKTAPDGRWDYIVIGSGMGGMTTAAILAKLGKKVLVLEQHYVAGGFTHTFKRKKWHWDVGVHAIGEVTNHSMLGRVLADLTNSELEWTSLGKVYEQFYYPDGFRIDFPDNPTQYRENLYAAFPNDREAIDEYFRLVRRTVAAMRGYYLYRALPDRAADFVEPFILNDASKFTGMTLKAVLDSITMNERLKTILSGQWGYYGSPPSQASFAIHATVVHHFLHGAYYPIGGSKQIARTLLKTVADAGGWTRIRAGVERILIENGRAVGVRLDGGEEIRAERVVSAANALVTINQMLPPEERPKDWVLNIRSLPASPAHLCLYLGFKGDIASAGASSANQWFWETWDAEASFWQTHVSAARCPVLYTSYPSLKDPAYKPGPEQIHTGEVITFAPFAEFKKWVGTEWMHRGGEYDAMKTDLTGRMLEQFFEYRPGLRPMLEHAELSTPLTTENFTRPAEGAIYGVVSTPARYQNPWLRPRTPIKNLFMSGCDMGAAGVMGAFVGGVLCALAAEPIGAIRYLRKALTRPAS, encoded by the coding sequence GTGTCGACATTTCGCGAGAACAAGGTGTGGAGCAAAACCGCTCCCGACGGGCGATGGGACTACATCGTCATCGGGTCGGGCATGGGCGGCATGACGACCGCCGCGATCTTGGCCAAGCTCGGCAAGAAGGTGCTGGTGCTCGAGCAGCACTACGTGGCGGGCGGGTTCACGCACACCTTCAAGCGCAAAAAGTGGCACTGGGACGTGGGCGTGCACGCCATCGGCGAGGTCACGAACCACTCGATGCTCGGTCGCGTGCTCGCCGACCTGACCAACAGCGAACTCGAGTGGACGTCGCTCGGAAAGGTTTACGAGCAGTTCTACTACCCCGACGGCTTTCGGATCGATTTTCCGGACAATCCGACGCAGTACAGGGAGAACCTCTACGCGGCGTTTCCGAACGATCGCGAGGCGATCGACGAATACTTCCGGCTCGTGCGTCGAACGGTCGCAGCCATGCGCGGGTACTACCTCTACCGCGCGCTGCCCGATCGCGCGGCGGATTTTGTCGAGCCGTTCATCCTAAACGACGCATCGAAGTTCACCGGCATGACGCTCAAGGCCGTGCTCGATTCCATCACCATGAACGAACGGCTCAAGACGATCCTCTCCGGCCAGTGGGGTTACTACGGATCGCCGCCGAGCCAGGCGTCGTTCGCGATCCACGCGACGGTTGTCCATCACTTTCTCCACGGCGCGTACTATCCCATCGGCGGGTCAAAACAGATCGCACGCACCCTGCTCAAAACCGTCGCCGATGCCGGCGGCTGGACGCGTATCCGCGCGGGCGTGGAACGGATTCTGATCGAGAACGGCCGCGCGGTCGGGGTGCGCCTCGACGGCGGCGAAGAGATCCGCGCCGAACGCGTCGTGAGCGCGGCGAACGCGCTCGTGACGATCAATCAGATGCTGCCGCCCGAAGAACGGCCGAAGGACTGGGTGCTCAACATCCGCTCGTTGCCGGCCTCGCCCGCGCACCTGTGCCTTTATCTCGGATTCAAGGGCGACATCGCGTCCGCCGGGGCGAGTTCGGCCAATCAATGGTTCTGGGAGACGTGGGACGCCGAGGCGTCGTTCTGGCAGACGCACGTTTCCGCCGCGCGCTGCCCCGTGCTCTACACGAGCTATCCGTCCCTCAAAGACCCGGCGTACAAGCCCGGTCCCGAGCAGATTCACACGGGTGAAGTCATCACCTTCGCGCCGTTCGCCGAATTCAAGAAGTGGGTCGGCACCGAGTGGATGCATCGCGGCGGCGAGTACGACGCGATGAAGACCGATTTGACGGGGCGGATGCTGGAGCAGTTTTTCGAGTACCGGCCCGGCCTACGTCCCATGCTCGAACACGCCGAACTCTCGACGCCGCTCACCACCGAGAACTTCACGCGCCCCGCCGAGGGCGCAATCTACGGCGTCGTTTCGACCCCCGCGCGTTACCAGAACCCGTGGCTTCGACCGCGAACCCCGATCAAGAACCTGTTCATGTCGGGCTGCGACATGGGCGCGGCGGGCGTGATGGGCGCGTTCGTCGGCGGCGTGCTGTGCGCCTTGGCCGCCGAGCCCATCGGCGCGATCCGTTATTTGCGCAAGGCCCTGACCAGACCGGCCTCGTGA